GCGCTCCTCGTGCTCGGCGGCCTCCTTCTCCGCCATCTCCTGAGCACGCAGCTCCATCTGCACGGCCTGGTCCTCGTAGTCGCGCGCCGCTCCGAACGACTTCGCCATCTCGTCGCCGACGTACGGCGGCGCCCATGCCTCCTCGCGCTCGGCACGCTCGATCGACTGGCGCAGGCTCTCCTCGCTCGCGCGGGAGATGTCGGCCAGCTCATCCGGCACGCCCAGGGCACGGCGTGCCCGCTCCCAGTCGGCGAGCGCCTCGACGGCACCCGGCGGCGGGGCCTGCCCGATGGCGTCGGCCTCCTGGTCGAAGCTGTGGGCCTCGCGGTACCGCTCGACGCGGCCGGCGCGCAGCTCCCAGCTGGCCCGCTCGATCGGGTCCTCGGGCACCGGGCCCAGCCGGTCGATCGCCCATTCCGGCTGCTCCTCGGCGACGCGCTGGCCCAGCCGCTCGACGCGCTGGTCCATCAGCTCGGCCCACTCGCCCATGAACCGGCCCAGGTCGCCGTCGAAGTCCGGCGTCCGGGCGGCGTAGGAGTCCATGGCCTCCAGCTGCGCCTCGCGCTCGGCGGCCTGGCGCCGGGCGACCTCCTGGTCCTGCCCGGCGTGCAGGACCTCCACGTTCTGCGTGTAGGCGAGCGACTGCTTGAGCAGCTCGGCGTGGTGCAGGTCGAGCGCGTCGACCGGCTCGGCCTCGGTCTCGGGGGCGAGGACCAGCTGCTGCAGCTGCTCCTGGTCGACCGGCTCGGCGGTCGCGGTCTCGATCACAGCCGCTTCCGCGCCGTCCCCAGCCATGACCTCGACACCGGTCTGCGCGGCGAGGGTCTGCCGCAGCAGCTCCTCCTGGTGCGGGTGGACCTTGGCGGCCTCATCCGCGGCGGCGACCAGCTCCTGCAGGCGCTCCGGGTCCACGGTGCCGTGCCCGGCCTCGATCGCGTCGTCGACCTTCTGCACCTGCTCGGCGAGGGCGGCGCGCTGCTCGGCCTTCTCCGCGTTGACCTGGTCGCGCTCGACCAGCCGGTAGGCGTTCTTCAGGCGGTGGTGCATCGCCTTGCTGGCGTCGTCGGCCGTGTCCAGCTCACGCGAGCGGGCCGTGCGCACCAGCAGGTCCTCGGCGTCGAACCCGCGCTCCTCGACGGTGCGGGCCAGCCGCATCAGGGAGCCGTACGCCTCACCGCTGCTCACGCGGGCGTAGTCCTCCGGGCCCAGCGCACCGAGCAGGGCCTTACCGAACCGCTTCTCGGCGTCCTGGTCCTTGACCCCGGCCCACGCCGGCTGGATCGCGGCGAGGTGCTCGCGGCGCTCCAGCTCGGCGGCGATGGCCTGGGTGGCGGTCTGCTGCGTGCCGGAGCGCTGCAGCGTCTGGTCGAGCACCGACAGGTAGTGCGGGACGTCCTCGTCCTTGATGCCGTCGCCGTCCCGGTGGGTGATGACGTAGGCCCAGTTCCCGTCCTGGCCTCGGGTGAGGCTGACGTACAGGGCCTCGCGGGAGGTCTGCTCGTCGACCAGCGAGTGGCACGGGCCCACCGTGCGGCCCTGCGCGCCGTGCACCGTGGACGCGTACCCCAGCTCGACGTGCGTCTGGACGTAGGCGGCGGGCAGGTGCATCCGCGAGCCGTCCTCCAGCTGCACCATCAGGGAGCCGTTGTCGCTGATCCCGGTGACGGTGGCGGTCAGCCGGTTGGTGGCGAACTGCCCGCCCTCACCCGTGACGTGGCGGTCGTTGCGGCGCATCTGGATGACGTCGCCGCGACCGGCCTTGGTCTCGACGCCGTACTTCTGCCCGGTGCGCAGCGCGACGCCGTCCTCCTCGACCAGGCCGGCGCGGACCAGGTCGGCGCGGGCGCGGGCGGACAGTTCGGCGGCCGTCTCGTTGTCGGGGGCGACCAGCAGCGGGTTCCGCCCGGCCAGCTGGTCGGTGACCCATCCCTGGTAGGCACGCTCCTTCATCTCCTCGGCGCTGCCGCCCCGGAACCGCTTGTGCAGCTCGTACTGGGCGAGAGCCTCGGTGTTGCCCTCGCGCAGCTGCAGGGACGCCTTGGCCTCCCACTCGCGGACCTTCGACTCGCCGGTGACGGGGTCGATGTCACGGAAGCGCCGGACCTCTTCGAGCGTGTGGACGCCGGGCATCTCCTCGGCGAGCTGGCCGAACATCCCGCCCGCACCCACGGCCGTGAGCTGGTGGTGGTCGCCGCTGCCGATCATCTTGGCGCCGCACGACTCGACCAGGGCCCGCACGCGGTCCATGTCGCGGGTGTTGGTCATGCCGGCCTCGTCGACGATGACCAGCGTGCCGGGCGCGATGCGGTACTTGTCCGCGTCGGGAACGTTCTTCCCCGCGGCCATGTCAGCGTGCTTCTTGAGCAGCATGGAGATGTTGGCGACGTTGGTCAGACCCTCGTCGGCGAGGACCTGAGCAGCGCGCTCACCGCTGGCCAGACCGATGACCTGGCGGCCTTCGTGCGCCTCCCACACCTCGGTCAGCGCGGCAAGGGTGTAGGACTTGCCCGCGCCGGCCGGGCCGATCAGCAGGTCGAGCTTGCGGCCGGACGTCGCCGCGCTGCGGACGAAATCGGCCTGCTTGCCCTTGAGCCCGCGCCGGGCGATGACCTCCTCGACCAGCTCGCTGGGCACCGTGGGACCGCCGCGCTCACCCGCGAAGGTCCGCATCCGCTCCTCGGTCGCGATGTGGCTCTCGGTCGAGAACCGGTTCACGTTGTTGTCGGCCGGCTCGTAGACGAAGGACCCGTCCGCGCGCTGCAGCTCGACGGGGATCTCGACCATGTGCGGCGCGGTCGCGCAGACCACGCCGTTGTCGGTGGCCGGGTCCAGCGCCTCGTCCGCGAGACGGTTGAGCAGGTCGCGGACCTCG
The window above is part of the Streptomyces phaeolivaceus genome. Proteins encoded here:
- the mobF gene encoding MobF family relaxase; amino-acid sequence: MLSISAGSDPAYLTREVAAGAEHYYARSVDLQGEPPGYWLGDGAAELGLTGTVDNEVFTDLYKDWIDPRKRDEMLERLAAIPHEEGTPEYAKAEKQIRKDARLGNAPKNYEKSFQKRFEAALSEARAKTPGVELTPERVKAIELDTRKHSPSATLYYDLTFSAPKSWSVYHASLQVKAAQCREAGDLEGAERYAAKADRVWDAWKVGVKAGLEQMQEEAGYTRLGHHGKKVEGRSTGRYVKGEGFIVSAWAQHTSREDDPQLHVHATVLNKIKAVEIDPVTGEERVTWGSVDGHGLWVHKQAVGHLAERIAEQELERTDGVRFMTRPDGKAREIVGIDQDLRDGFSSRRVAIKAEVAEVAKAYEERYNTPPSPYVLARMSEDVTLQQRQAKKHDAVTRDQLLDRWEAFSKERFRDSLANVPDQVEHESLLHDLHRPYKEFDPAVIQQRAVAAVQEQKATWRRADLIVELNRQLPDTLGGMEAHEVRDLLNRLADEALDPATDNGVVCATAPHMVEIPVELQRADGSFVYEPADNNVNRFSTESHIATEERMRTFAGERGGPTVPSELVEEVIARRGLKGKQADFVRSAATSGRKLDLLIGPAGAGKSYTLAALTEVWEAHEGRQVIGLASGERAAQVLADEGLTNVANISMLLKKHADMAAGKNVPDADKYRIAPGTLVIVDEAGMTNTRDMDRVRALVESCGAKMIGSGDHHQLTAVGAGGMFGQLAEEMPGVHTLEEVRRFRDIDPVTGESKVREWEAKASLQLREGNTEALAQYELHKRFRGGSAEEMKERAYQGWVTDQLAGRNPLLVAPDNETAAELSARARADLVRAGLVEEDGVALRTGQKYGVETKAGRGDVIQMRRNDRHVTGEGGQFATNRLTATVTGISDNGSLMVQLEDGSRMHLPAAYVQTHVELGYASTVHGAQGRTVGPCHSLVDEQTSREALYVSLTRGQDGNWAYVITHRDGDGIKDEDVPHYLSVLDQTLQRSGTQQTATQAIAAELERREHLAAIQPAWAGVKDQDAEKRFGKALLGALGPEDYARVSSGEAYGSLMRLARTVEERGFDAEDLLVRTARSRELDTADDASKAMHHRLKNAYRLVERDQVNAEKAEQRAALAEQVQKVDDAIEAGHGTVDPERLQELVAAADEAAKVHPHQEELLRQTLAAQTGVEVMAGDGAEAAVIETATAEPVDQEQLQQLVLAPETEAEPVDALDLHHAELLKQSLAYTQNVEVLHAGQDQEVARRQAAEREAQLEAMDSYAARTPDFDGDLGRFMGEWAELMDQRVERLGQRVAEEQPEWAIDRLGPVPEDPIERASWELRAGRVERYREAHSFDQEADAIGQAPPPGAVEALADWERARRALGVPDELADISRASEESLRQSIERAEREEAWAPPYVGDEMAKSFGAARDYEDQAVQMELRAQEMAEKEAAEHEERINKAMDEVSKATGYNEHQQALAQAMALQQVPTLQAEVDPSALVKDTLERAETSRDIAESMGERALKYQEVHETREKWFAETQQVREEADYARIELERRNPVAPEPEPAEPESAPAAAAPKPHWSVEEELMRAMEQARQAQMILEQRAQEREQEAQREREAQPAAEEVERERRDSGMGIHDEYARLGREIAEADHDIEAAGGSPAAMPEPEPAMAPPPAPEPPAPPAPDFDIDIEM